In one Chlamydia sp. BM-2023 genomic region, the following are encoded:
- a CDS encoding LOG family protein, whose product MYNLFHRNHDATSPDGYLTSPLRMLSQNTYEGEIEITNIPEYFLGFHLPKHCLHLNLKSSLAQLGVDAKITESEISKARCRARLLLQISSHDPIASVMLTLLEPGDYIAKLFASDDRRLVRSIQYLERMLKHTDKEGAPLLCFGKKLEHLISLDVIDDRLVITLPTLPGVIQYDHKIYGLLPLIGKALGQPNLRVRNFLSLYQHKVEREKLPLSNHILLIKTEPLHIRTVFARVVNDLLPEGVTHTAANILEPTTQESGDIYEFHGTSSVPVERIPLEFFTIEPYKEHSFFCYRDLLKSSLESDKCIFDIFQTAPGEKEKVSTFISKGSEILHLSSDSWLVGSAESLYNKEHSYPENIQEYIEEQPCFPFLQAMETGHITSQGVLFSRYFPSSCLKGMLLSYHVNYYLQQIYFQIPSYNYGGYFSEHDRSLLMDLYFAGIAIFWVDQTSNRVLQYVKRRGKDSGMFVPAKRIQEFRSAYFIGIHGSCIVSEGYKQDLRDLLKGLHELTQTMTLPGFPPGTPLAIMTGGGPGAMAIGNEVAEELNLLSCGNNIDFEGSPVSHQKANCYLQAKMTYRLSSLIQRQEHFHVDLALFVTGGMGTDFEFSLELISIKTGKKPPVPIFLIGSADYWREKVTPAYQSNCKSGTNRGSEWVSNCVFCISSPQAGIEIFRQYMDNSLPIGPDYPPYPEGFMVV is encoded by the coding sequence ATGTATAACCTATTCCACAGGAATCACGACGCAACTTCTCCAGATGGATATCTTACTTCGCCTTTACGTATGCTATCTCAAAATACTTACGAGGGAGAAATAGAAATCACAAACATCCCAGAGTACTTCTTGGGTTTTCATTTACCTAAGCACTGCTTACATCTCAATCTAAAAAGCTCACTAGCTCAGTTAGGTGTGGATGCAAAAATTACCGAGTCGGAAATTAGCAAAGCGCGCTGCCGCGCACGCTTATTACTACAAATTAGCAGTCACGATCCCATAGCATCTGTAATGCTCACCCTATTGGAACCTGGTGACTATATTGCAAAATTATTTGCTTCTGATGATCGTAGGTTAGTACGCTCTATCCAATACTTAGAGAGAATGCTAAAACATACCGATAAAGAAGGAGCCCCTCTTTTATGCTTCGGGAAAAAATTAGAACATCTGATTTCTCTAGATGTTATTGATGATCGCCTTGTTATCACGCTTCCTACTCTTCCTGGGGTTATTCAATACGATCACAAAATTTATGGTTTACTGCCTTTGATAGGTAAAGCCTTAGGACAGCCAAACCTCAGAGTTAGAAATTTCCTTTCTTTATATCAACATAAAGTAGAACGAGAAAAACTCCCTTTAAGCAATCATATTTTACTCATAAAAACAGAGCCTCTACACATTAGAACTGTATTTGCTCGCGTTGTAAATGATCTCCTTCCTGAAGGAGTCACCCATACAGCAGCGAATATTTTAGAACCTACAACTCAAGAATCTGGAGATATCTATGAGTTTCACGGAACAAGTTCCGTTCCTGTGGAAAGAATTCCTTTAGAATTCTTTACTATAGAGCCTTACAAAGAGCACTCTTTTTTCTGTTATCGTGATCTTCTAAAATCTTCTTTAGAATCCGACAAGTGCATCTTTGATATTTTTCAAACTGCACCTGGAGAAAAGGAAAAAGTCTCTACATTTATCTCTAAAGGCAGCGAAATCCTTCATCTATCTTCTGATTCTTGGTTAGTAGGATCTGCGGAATCCTTGTACAATAAGGAACATTCCTATCCTGAAAATATTCAGGAATACATAGAAGAACAACCATGTTTTCCTTTTTTACAAGCTATGGAAACAGGGCATATCACAAGTCAGGGAGTATTATTCTCAAGGTATTTCCCTTCATCTTGTCTTAAAGGGATGTTACTTTCCTATCATGTAAATTATTACCTTCAGCAAATCTATTTTCAAATACCCTCGTATAACTATGGTGGGTATTTCTCAGAGCATGATCGTTCTTTGCTTATGGATTTATACTTTGCGGGGATCGCTATATTTTGGGTAGATCAAACCTCTAACCGCGTTTTACAATATGTAAAACGTCGCGGCAAAGATTCTGGAATGTTTGTTCCTGCAAAACGTATTCAAGAGTTTCGCTCGGCATATTTTATCGGCATTCACGGTTCTTGTATTGTTTCTGAAGGGTATAAACAAGATCTCCGTGATCTTCTTAAAGGTCTGCACGAGTTAACCCAAACTATGACCCTTCCTGGTTTCCCTCCGGGAACTCCCCTAGCTATCATGACCGGAGGAGGTCCAGGAGCAATGGCGATAGGAAACGAAGTCGCTGAAGAATTAAATTTGCTCTCTTGTGGTAATAATATAGATTTTGAGGGCTCCCCGGTATCACATCAGAAAGCAAACTGTTATCTTCAAGCAAAAATGACCTACCGGCTATCTTCTTTAATTCAACGTCAAGAGCATTTCCATGTAGACTTAGCTCTATTTGTTACTGGAGGCATGGGAACAGATTTTGAGTTCTCTCTAGAGCTTATCAGCATAAAAACAGGGAAAAAACCTCCTGTTCCTATATTTTTAATTGGCTCTGCGGATTACTGGAGAGAAAAGGTCACCCCTGCATATCAAAGCAACTGCAAATCGGGAACCAACCGAGGTTCGGAATGGGTGAGCAACTGTGTTTTCTGTATTTCTTCTCCGCAAGCGGGCATTGAAATTTTCAGACAGTAC
- a CDS encoding MYG1 family protein: MRIPRSVGTHDGSFHADEVTACALLILFDLIDEGKIIRTRNPDKLAECEYVCDVGGIYSLDQKRFDHHQVSYEGPWSSAGMILNYLKGQRLIDLEEYHFLNHTLIHGVDEQDNGRFFSKEGFCSFSDIIKIYNPEEGRNSSDADFFFALKFTIDLLKRLRSKFRYDRMCRDVVRSAMEKDEFCLYFDRPLAWQENFFFLGGEQHPAAFVCFPSCDQWILRGIPPTLDRRMEVRIPFPENWAGLLGKELEEVSGLPGAIFCHKGLFLSVWDSQEHCRRALQLVLENRGLV; encoded by the coding sequence ATGCGAATTCCGAGAAGCGTTGGTACACACGACGGTTCTTTTCATGCTGATGAAGTCACAGCGTGTGCATTGCTTATTTTGTTCGATCTTATTGATGAAGGGAAAATTATTCGTACGCGAAATCCTGACAAGCTCGCAGAATGCGAGTATGTCTGTGATGTCGGCGGTATATACTCTTTAGATCAAAAAAGATTCGATCATCACCAAGTTTCTTATGAGGGACCTTGGAGTAGCGCGGGAATGATTTTGAATTATCTTAAGGGACAAAGACTTATAGATCTAGAGGAATACCATTTTCTAAATCATACTCTCATTCACGGAGTAGATGAACAAGATAATGGCAGGTTCTTCTCAAAAGAAGGCTTCTGTTCTTTTTCTGACATCATTAAGATATACAATCCTGAAGAAGGTAGGAACTCTTCGGATGCGGATTTCTTTTTCGCTTTAAAATTTACTATAGATTTACTCAAGCGTTTGAGAAGCAAGTTTCGCTATGATCGCATGTGTAGAGACGTTGTAAGATCCGCTATGGAAAAAGATGAGTTCTGCTTGTATTTTGATCGTCCTTTGGCTTGGCAGGAAAACTTCTTTTTCTTAGGTGGGGAGCAACATCCCGCAGCATTTGTGTGTTTCCCTTCTTGTGATCAGTGGATCCTTAGAGGGATTCCTCCAACTCTTGATCGACGCATGGAAGTTCGAATACCTTTTCCAGAAAATTGGGCAGGGCTACTCGGAAAAGAGCTCGAGGAGGTCAGTGGCCTCCCAGGGGCAATTTTCTGTCATAAGGGATTGTTTTTATCCGTTTGGGATAGCCAAGAACACTGCCGACGTGCCCTGCAACTGGTATTAGAAAATCGAGGATTGGTATGA
- a CDS encoding histidine triad nucleotide-binding protein: MTIFEKIIEGSIDCEKVFENENFIVIKDRFPQAAVHLLIIPRKHIKRLQDMQDGDFSLLAEAGKIIQQLAEDFAIADGYRVVINNGTEGGQSVFHLHIHLLGGSSLGAIA, translated from the coding sequence ATGACCATTTTTGAAAAAATTATCGAAGGCTCAATAGATTGCGAAAAAGTTTTTGAAAATGAGAATTTTATAGTTATTAAAGATCGCTTTCCCCAAGCTGCTGTTCACTTGTTAATCATTCCTAGAAAACACATAAAAAGATTGCAAGATATGCAAGATGGAGATTTTTCTTTGCTTGCGGAAGCTGGGAAGATCATTCAGCAGTTAGCTGAAGATTTCGCTATTGCTGATGGATATCGTGTTGTGATCAATAATGGAACTGAAGGGGGACAGAGCGTATTCCATCTGCATATTCATCTTTTAGGTGGAAGTTCATTAGGGGCTATAGCCTAG
- a CDS encoding HEAT repeat domain-containing protein, protein MRHYLLIHNFSEATKEAKKLLSSECSLVNARLALKALAQGKEYESWSREFAKCQRSHPQISKDRDVLEDFALQVLSDGICHPSMTVRAVSVLSIGLARDFRLAPLVLSALYDDSVIVRTLALQVVLQYGSKSLKDTVCKIARDDDSMQVRMMAYQVAAILGIEELLPYLKERAGNQLIDGEERREAWKASLMLTPQLITGAKIQEDMDQALFACELFRQGGEEKDENVLLDLLSIQYPEVQEAALRTALACGRDISCGSKKIADQVRYIAQTSPVPKVRLQSAALLYLQGDPLGEEKLVEGLLSPFVSVCEAASAAVCSLGIQGKELADKYLHSVVSRKAAANLAILLLVCRENIEKAGDVIAEFISDPEMCWAVEQFLWDSQWTPKNETLPLYFDMVKREIARKLIRLLAVAKYSKVKKVTRDFLAGRQQQGWSFFSGLFWEEGDEQAAETWKGDKSFASKLESILAALCKKKTNESLHEAIGLYPESRWQDKLAILEGVAFSENTEAIEFLLNCCYHETPSLRSAAAGALFALFK, encoded by the coding sequence TTGCGACACTACTTATTAATTCATAATTTCTCAGAGGCTACCAAAGAGGCAAAAAAACTGTTATCTTCGGAGTGCTCATTGGTAAACGCTCGTTTGGCTTTGAAAGCATTAGCCCAAGGAAAGGAATATGAATCTTGGAGCAGGGAATTCGCGAAATGCCAACGCTCCCACCCGCAAATATCCAAAGATCGTGATGTTTTAGAGGATTTTGCTTTGCAGGTTCTTTCCGATGGTATTTGCCATCCCTCTATGACTGTTCGTGCTGTTAGTGTTCTTTCCATAGGGTTGGCGAGAGATTTCCGTTTAGCCCCGCTTGTTTTGTCCGCTCTTTATGATGATAGCGTGATTGTTCGTACGCTAGCTTTGCAGGTTGTCTTGCAATACGGATCAAAAAGTTTAAAAGATACCGTATGTAAAATCGCACGTGATGATGATTCTATGCAGGTACGCATGATGGCATATCAAGTAGCTGCGATATTGGGTATTGAAGAACTTCTTCCTTATCTTAAGGAACGGGCTGGAAACCAGCTTATTGATGGTGAGGAACGCCGTGAGGCATGGAAAGCATCTTTGATGCTAACCCCGCAGCTAATTACCGGAGCAAAGATACAAGAGGATATGGATCAGGCATTATTTGCCTGCGAACTTTTCCGTCAGGGAGGAGAAGAAAAAGATGAGAACGTTCTTTTAGATCTTCTTTCTATACAATATCCTGAAGTTCAGGAGGCTGCTTTGCGGACGGCTTTAGCTTGCGGACGGGATATTAGTTGCGGCTCAAAAAAAATAGCAGATCAGGTGCGCTATATTGCGCAAACATCTCCTGTTCCTAAAGTACGTTTACAGTCTGCGGCTCTTCTCTATCTTCAAGGAGACCCTCTAGGAGAGGAAAAACTCGTTGAGGGTCTGCTTTCTCCTTTTGTTTCTGTTTGTGAAGCGGCATCTGCCGCAGTGTGCTCTTTAGGAATACAAGGGAAAGAACTCGCAGATAAATATCTCCATTCTGTTGTCTCTAGGAAAGCCGCAGCAAATCTTGCAATTTTGCTTCTTGTCTGTCGTGAAAACATAGAGAAAGCCGGAGATGTTATCGCAGAGTTTATCTCAGATCCTGAGATGTGCTGGGCCGTAGAACAGTTCCTTTGGGATTCCCAATGGACACCAAAAAACGAAACCCTTCCTTTGTATTTTGATATGGTAAAAAGAGAAATTGCCAGGAAGCTTATTCGTTTACTAGCAGTTGCAAAGTATAGCAAGGTAAAGAAAGTTACTAGAGATTTTCTTGCAGGGCGGCAGCAGCAAGGATGGAGCTTTTTTTCAGGTTTATTTTGGGAAGAGGGAGATGAACAAGCCGCAGAAACATGGAAAGGAGATAAGAGTTTCGCCTCTAAATTAGAGTCTATTTTAGCCGCACTCTGTAAGAAAAAAACTAACGAGTCTTTGCATGAGGCAATCGGTCTCTATCCTGAAAGTCGTTGGCAAGACAAACTCGCTATTTTAGAAGGCGTTGCTTTTTCTGAAAATACCGAAGCTATAGAGTTCCTTTTAAATTGTTGTTATCACGAAACCCCTTCGCTGCGTTCCGCAGCGGCAGGAGCTTTGTTTGCTCTGTTTAAATAG
- a CDS encoding sodium:solute symporter family protein has product MNFGLFLCCLLGVQAFCLFVGRKGGSTIQDREGYFLAGRSLKTFSLMMTFIATQIGGGVLLGAAEEAARYGYGVIFYPLGVALGLVLLGMGPGKKLAAGSIVTVVTVFESVYKSKKLRKMAFLLSALSLFFILVAQIVALDKLFSVFSYGKFLTAIFWSTLVFYTSAGGFRGVVRTDIIQALFLLAAVLTCTISVWLGSRELTPILAPSFSPLPTSKLPGWIFMPMVFMIVEQDMVQRCVAASSPKRLQWAAILAGIVILLFNFIPLFLGSLGAKLGIAQGCVLIDTVSYISGPSLAAVMAAAIGVAILSTADSLISAVAQLISEEVPKISSINYRYLIFAIALAAPLTAIGFTNIVDLLMLSYSLSVCCLSVPIGAALLTRYQASSASAWAAVLMGGAVYSSGYFITIPFSRDLIAWLCSLLAFILIELGYVYYKKPIKEKA; this is encoded by the coding sequence ATGAATTTTGGATTATTTTTGTGTTGTTTGTTAGGGGTGCAAGCCTTTTGTTTATTTGTAGGCCGTAAGGGTGGATCTACAATTCAAGATCGCGAGGGATACTTTCTCGCAGGGAGAAGTTTAAAGACTTTTTCATTAATGATGACATTCATTGCTACACAAATCGGCGGGGGAGTTTTACTAGGAGCCGCAGAAGAAGCCGCTCGCTATGGTTATGGGGTGATTTTCTATCCTCTGGGAGTAGCTCTAGGATTGGTGCTTCTAGGAATGGGACCCGGAAAAAAACTCGCTGCAGGATCTATAGTTACTGTAGTGACAGTTTTTGAGAGCGTCTATAAATCAAAAAAGCTACGTAAAATGGCTTTTTTACTTTCAGCGCTATCGCTATTTTTTATTCTTGTAGCTCAAATTGTAGCTTTAGATAAGCTATTTAGTGTTTTCTCCTACGGGAAATTTCTAACAGCTATTTTTTGGTCAACATTGGTATTTTACACATCCGCAGGGGGATTTCGTGGAGTTGTAAGAACTGATATTATTCAGGCGCTGTTTCTTCTCGCGGCTGTTTTGACTTGCACAATTTCTGTTTGGCTAGGATCTCGGGAGCTCACCCCTATTTTAGCACCGTCATTTTCTCCCTTACCAACAAGCAAATTACCCGGGTGGATTTTCATGCCTATGGTATTTATGATTGTTGAGCAGGATATGGTACAACGCTGCGTGGCAGCATCATCACCAAAAAGACTCCAGTGGGCCGCTATACTCGCAGGTATTGTTATTCTTTTGTTTAACTTCATCCCGCTATTTTTAGGATCCTTAGGAGCTAAATTGGGTATTGCTCAAGGTTGTGTCCTTATTGATACCGTTTCTTATATAAGTGGGCCTTCCTTAGCAGCTGTTATGGCAGCCGCCATAGGAGTGGCAATACTTTCCACCGCGGATTCCTTAATCAGTGCTGTTGCTCAGCTTATTAGCGAAGAGGTACCAAAAATCTCCTCAATAAATTACCGCTATCTGATTTTTGCTATTGCCTTAGCTGCGCCTCTTACAGCTATAGGTTTTACCAATATTGTCGATTTGCTCATGCTAAGCTATAGTCTTTCGGTATGTTGCCTTTCCGTCCCTATAGGTGCCGCTCTTCTTACTCGCTATCAGGCTAGCTCCGCATCTGCTTGGGCTGCAGTGCTCATGGGAGGGGCTGTTTACTCCTCGGGGTATTTCATAACCATTCCATTTTCTAGGGACTTAATAGCTTGGTTATGCTCGCTATTGGCTTTCATTCTCATAGAACTTGGCTATGTATATTATAAAAAGCCCATCAAAGAAAAAGCTTAA
- the aroF gene encoding 3-deoxy-7-phosphoheptulonate synthase, translating to MLPTTYPLPHALKRCSEDRNMIIPLSEDISIGYGSPLLIAGPCTLESYEHTVAIGLAVKAAGASVLRGSIRKPRTSPYTFQGWDREKVSWHKEAQRIHGLLTETEVLDVRDVEITAENVDILRIGARNMQNFSLLQEVAQSHRPIILKRNPSATIEEWLCSAEYLLNSPSCPGVILCERGIRSFETSTRYTLDLNTLVLLKEISPLPVIVDPSHASGKSSLVAPLAKAALAAGADGLMIEVHERPEKALCDGKQHITPEELCELYALEREKYSDDLCQKS from the coding sequence ATTTTACCGACTACCTATCCTCTCCCCCACGCACTAAAACGATGCAGCGAAGATCGAAACATGATAATCCCCCTATCGGAGGATATATCTATAGGCTATGGTTCCCCTTTACTTATTGCAGGACCGTGTACTCTAGAAAGCTATGAGCATACCGTCGCTATTGGCCTTGCTGTAAAAGCTGCAGGAGCCTCGGTATTACGAGGCTCCATAAGAAAACCCAGAACCAGCCCCTATACTTTCCAAGGCTGGGATAGGGAAAAAGTTTCCTGGCATAAGGAAGCTCAACGCATTCACGGTCTCCTCACAGAAACAGAAGTTTTAGATGTTCGTGATGTGGAAATTACTGCAGAAAATGTCGACATTCTTCGTATCGGAGCAAGAAATATGCAAAACTTTTCTTTGCTTCAAGAAGTTGCTCAAAGTCACCGTCCAATTATCCTTAAACGCAATCCCTCAGCAACTATAGAAGAGTGGCTCTGCTCCGCGGAGTATCTACTAAACTCTCCGTCCTGTCCTGGGGTGATTCTTTGTGAGCGAGGAATTCGTTCTTTTGAAACGTCCACCCGCTACACTCTAGATTTAAACACTCTAGTTTTACTTAAAGAAATCAGCCCTCTTCCTGTAATTGTAGATCCTTCGCATGCCTCTGGGAAAAGCTCTTTAGTTGCTCCTCTTGCAAAAGCTGCTTTAGCTGCTGGTGCTGATGGGCTCATGATCGAAGTTCATGAACGCCCTGAAAAAGCCCTCTGTGATGGGAAACAGCACATCACCCCTGAAGAACTTTGCGAGTTGTATGCTCTAGAAAGAGAAAAATACTCTGATGATCTTTGTCAAAAATCCTAG